In one Paracoccus everestensis genomic region, the following are encoded:
- the bhcC gene encoding 3-hydroxy-D-aspartate aldolase BhcC: MNAPIKSNDVNFDTLEVGFDVPALPGMNEADIQTPCLILDLDALERNIRKMGDYAKAHGMRHRAHGKMHKSVDVLKLQMDLGGAIGVCCQKVSEAEVFARAGITDILVSNQVRDPAKIDRLARLPKISGGRIIVCVDDVANVADLSAAAQKHGTTIECFVEIDCGAGRCGVKTTPEVVEIAKAIDAAPGLKFTGIQAYQGAMQHMDSYDDRKAKLDAAIAQVTDAVEALKAIGLEPELVSGGGTGSYYFESNSGVYNELQCGSYAFMDADYGRIHDADGKRIDQGEWENALFILTSVMSHAKPHLAVVDAGLKAQSVDSGLPFVYGRDDVKYIKCSDEHGVVQDDNGVLKVNDKLRLVPGHCDPTCNVHDWYVGVRNGKVETLWPVSARGKAY, from the coding sequence ATGAACGCACCCATCAAGTCGAATGACGTGAACTTCGACACTCTAGAAGTCGGCTTCGACGTGCCGGCGCTGCCGGGCATGAACGAGGCGGATATCCAGACGCCCTGCCTGATCCTGGATCTGGACGCGCTTGAACGCAACATCAGGAAGATGGGCGACTATGCCAAGGCGCACGGGATGCGCCACCGGGCGCATGGCAAGATGCACAAGTCCGTGGACGTGCTGAAGCTGCAGATGGACCTGGGCGGCGCCATCGGCGTCTGCTGCCAGAAGGTGTCGGAGGCCGAGGTCTTTGCCCGCGCCGGGATCACCGACATCCTGGTCTCGAACCAGGTGCGCGACCCGGCCAAGATCGACCGGCTGGCACGGCTGCCGAAGATCTCGGGCGGCCGGATCATCGTCTGCGTGGACGACGTGGCGAACGTGGCGGATCTCTCGGCTGCGGCGCAAAAGCACGGCACCACCATCGAATGCTTCGTGGAGATCGACTGCGGCGCGGGCCGCTGCGGCGTGAAGACCACGCCCGAAGTGGTCGAGATCGCCAAGGCCATCGATGCCGCACCGGGCCTGAAGTTCACCGGCATCCAGGCCTATCAGGGCGCGATGCAGCACATGGACAGCTATGACGACCGCAAGGCCAAGCTGGACGCGGCCATCGCCCAAGTGACCGACGCGGTCGAGGCGCTGAAGGCCATCGGGCTGGAGCCGGAACTGGTGTCGGGCGGCGGCACCGGCAGCTATTACTTCGAGAGCAACTCGGGGGTCTACAACGAGCTGCAATGCGGCTCCTACGCCTTCATGGATGCCGATTATGGCCGCATCCACGACGCGGACGGCAAGCGCATCGACCAGGGCGAATGGGAAAACGCGCTGTTCATCCTGACCAGCGTGATGTCGCATGCCAAGCCGCATCTGGCGGTGGTGGACGCGGGGCTGAAGGCGCAGTCGGTCGACAGCGGCCTGCCCTTCGTCTATGGCCGCGACGACGTGAAATACATCAAGTGCAGCGACGAACATGGCGTGGTCCAGGACGACAACGGCGTCCTCAAGGTCAACGACAAGCTGCGGCTGGTGCCGGGCCATTGCGACCCGACCTGCAACGTCCACGACTGGTATGTGGGTGTCCGGAACGGCAAGGTGGAAACCCTGTGGCCGGTCTCGGCGCGCGGGAAGGCCTATTGA
- the bhcB gene encoding beta-hydroxyaspartate dehydratase BhcB: MRDAMYIPTYQDMLDAHERIQPHIRHTPVRTSDYLNDLTGAQLFFKCENFQEPGAFKVRGAANAVFGLDDVQAAKGVATHSSGNHASCLSYAAMRRGIPCNVVMPRTAPQAKKDTVRRYGGVITECEPSTSSREATFAEVQARTGGDFVHPYNDPRVIAGQGTCSREFMDQTDGLDMVVAPIGGGGMISGTCLTLATLAPETKVIAAEPEQADDAYRSFKAGHIIADDAPKTIADGLLVPLKDLTWHFVSNHVSEIYTASDAEIVEAMKLIWKHLRVVMEPSSAVPLATILKNRDAFAGKRVGIIITGGNVDLDRLPWIQGAQS, from the coding sequence ATGAGGGACGCCATGTATATCCCGACCTATCAGGATATGCTGGACGCGCATGAGCGTATCCAGCCCCACATCCGGCACACGCCGGTGCGGACCTCGGATTACCTGAACGACCTGACCGGCGCGCAACTGTTCTTCAAATGCGAGAACTTCCAGGAGCCGGGGGCCTTCAAGGTGCGCGGCGCCGCCAACGCCGTCTTCGGCTTGGACGACGTCCAGGCGGCCAAGGGGGTTGCCACGCATTCATCGGGCAACCACGCGTCGTGCCTGTCCTATGCAGCCATGCGCCGGGGCATTCCCTGCAACGTGGTGATGCCGCGCACCGCGCCGCAGGCCAAGAAGGACACCGTGCGCCGCTATGGGGGCGTGATCACCGAGTGCGAGCCGTCCACCAGTTCGCGCGAGGCGACCTTCGCCGAGGTGCAGGCCCGCACCGGGGGCGATTTCGTCCACCCTTATAACGACCCGCGGGTGATCGCGGGGCAGGGCACCTGTTCGCGCGAGTTCATGGATCAGACCGACGGGCTGGACATGGTGGTGGCGCCGATCGGCGGCGGCGGCATGATCTCGGGCACCTGCCTGACGCTTGCGACGCTGGCCCCGGAAACCAAGGTCATCGCGGCGGAACCGGAACAGGCCGACGACGCCTATCGCAGCTTCAAGGCCGGCCACATCATCGCCGACGATGCACCGAAGACCATCGCCGACGGGCTGCTGGTGCCCCTGAAGGACCTGACCTGGCACTTCGTCAGCAACCACGTCTCCGAGATCTATACGGCATCCGACGCCGAGATCGTCGAGGCGATGAAGCTGATCTGGAAGCACCTGCGCGTGGTGATGGAGCCTTCCAGTGCCGTGCCGCTGGCCACCATCCTGAAGAACCGCGACGCATTCGCCGGCAAGCGCGTCGGCATCATCATTACCGGCGGCAATGTCGACCTCGACAGGCTGCCCTGGATCCAAGGAGCGCAATCATGA